Proteins from a single region of Blastopirellula marina:
- the nadE gene encoding NAD(+) synthase: MLNIKVAAAVLNQTPLDWEGNTRNILQALDKARSEGASVVCLPELCITGYGCEDAFLSAGMRRMAWEKLQELVPATEGLVACFGLPISYRGLVFNVAAIAANGHLLGMVPKKNLAGDGIHYEPRWFKPWPTGKRSFYEEGDLKIPLGDLVFNFEGVMMGLEICEDAWVASRPGGRLAELGVDLILNPSASHFAFEKQEVRRRFVLEGSRAFHAAYVYANLLGNESGRAIYDGGAMVASCGRLLAEAPRFSFQDSVVTTAVVDVDVNRMNRAKSDAFVLNFDAARDQVVEADFALPHCEPEVRQLSLDAWESSDYLKEEEFTRAVTLGLFDYLRKSRSQGFVVSLSGGADSAAVTTLCAYMVQFALKDLGVERFVKKLSYIDGLEGLLNASEVNEILLTCVYQATRNSGEVTFNAAKEVAETVGANFHRIDVDDLVQRYMELGAEVIGRPLNWEQDDIALQNIQARTRSPSIWLVANLKNALLLSTSNRSEAAVGYATMDGDTSGGLCPISGIDKAFLREWLVWMEGEGPAGVGCLPALELINRQQPTAELRPAEQKQTDEQDLMPYTVLDTIERLAIRDKQTAIEVFTQLKQRYPAYTLRELGGFIQRFFQLWSRNQWKRERYAPGFHLDDENLDPKTWCRFPILSGGFRVELQIMWNHINELEPESES, translated from the coding sequence GTGCTCAACATCAAAGTCGCGGCCGCAGTTCTCAATCAAACCCCCTTGGATTGGGAGGGGAACACCAGGAACATCCTTCAGGCCCTGGATAAGGCCCGATCTGAAGGGGCCTCGGTGGTCTGCCTGCCGGAACTCTGTATTACCGGTTACGGCTGCGAAGACGCGTTCCTTTCAGCGGGAATGCGGCGGATGGCTTGGGAAAAGCTGCAAGAGCTGGTGCCAGCTACCGAGGGACTGGTGGCCTGTTTCGGGCTACCGATATCGTACCGCGGGCTGGTCTTTAATGTCGCCGCAATTGCCGCCAACGGGCATCTGCTGGGAATGGTACCCAAGAAGAATCTTGCGGGAGATGGCATTCACTACGAACCTCGCTGGTTCAAGCCGTGGCCGACGGGAAAGCGTTCGTTCTACGAAGAAGGGGACCTCAAGATTCCGTTGGGGGATCTTGTCTTCAATTTCGAGGGCGTGATGATGGGCCTGGAAATCTGCGAAGATGCCTGGGTCGCCAGTCGTCCAGGCGGTCGCTTGGCCGAATTGGGGGTCGACCTGATCTTGAATCCCAGTGCCAGCCATTTCGCATTCGAGAAACAAGAGGTGCGGCGACGCTTCGTGCTGGAAGGATCGCGTGCGTTTCACGCGGCCTACGTCTATGCGAACCTACTCGGGAACGAATCTGGACGAGCGATCTACGATGGCGGTGCAATGGTAGCTTCCTGTGGACGTCTGCTCGCCGAAGCACCACGTTTCAGCTTTCAAGACTCGGTCGTGACAACTGCGGTTGTCGATGTCGATGTGAACCGGATGAATCGCGCCAAGAGCGATGCGTTCGTCCTGAACTTCGACGCGGCACGCGATCAGGTGGTCGAAGCCGACTTTGCGTTGCCTCACTGCGAGCCGGAAGTCCGGCAATTGTCGCTCGATGCCTGGGAGAGCTCCGACTACTTGAAGGAAGAAGAATTCACCAGGGCCGTAACCCTCGGCCTGTTCGACTACCTCCGCAAGAGCCGTTCACAAGGATTTGTCGTTTCTCTATCCGGCGGAGCCGACTCGGCTGCTGTAACGACGCTTTGTGCCTACATGGTTCAATTTGCGTTGAAGGACTTGGGGGTCGAGCGGTTTGTCAAAAAACTATCGTATATCGATGGACTGGAAGGTTTGCTGAACGCCAGCGAGGTGAATGAAATACTTCTCACGTGCGTCTATCAAGCAACGCGTAACAGCGGCGAGGTGACGTTTAATGCCGCTAAGGAAGTCGCGGAAACGGTCGGTGCCAATTTCCATCGAATCGACGTCGATGACCTGGTGCAGAGGTACATGGAACTCGGTGCCGAAGTGATTGGTCGGCCACTGAACTGGGAACAGGATGATATCGCGCTACAGAATATTCAGGCCCGCACACGTTCCCCGAGTATCTGGCTGGTAGCGAATCTGAAAAATGCCCTGCTACTGTCGACAAGCAACCGCTCTGAGGCCGCCGTCGGCTATGCCACCATGGACGGCGATACGAGCGGGGGCCTTTGTCCGATCTCGGGGATCGACAAAGCGTTCCTGCGGGAGTGGCTGGTTTGGATGGAAGGAGAAGGGCCTGCCGGCGTGGGATGTCTGCCGGCTTTGGAATTGATCAACCGGCAACAGCCAACCGCGGAACTGCGACCGGCCGAGCAGAAACAAACCGACGAACAAGACCTGATGCCCTATACGGTGCTCGATACGATCGAACGTCTAGCCATTCGCGACAAGCAGACAGCGATTGAGGTCTTCACGCAGTTGAAACAGCGTTATCCCGCTTACACGCTGCGAGAACTAGGAGGCTTTATCCAGCGATTCTTCCAGTTATGGAGCCGCAACCAATGGAAGCGGGAACGTTACGCCCCTGGTTTCCATCTCGATGACGAGAACCTCGATCCGAAAACATGGTGCCGGTTCCCCATCCTCTCAGGCGGATTCCGAGTGGAGTTGCAGATCATGTGGAATCATATCAACGAGCTAGAGCCTGAATCGGAAAGCTAA
- a CDS encoding metallopeptidase family protein: MDAQSRDYFDLNLEAVLANLSQAITTLLDKVPMIVEDYPSDDLVRKLGLHSRRQLCGLYTGIPLTNRSIEGPPVPSDAIQIFREGILSQTRYLNGKITTEGLREQIRITILHELGHHFGMTEEDLDEIGYG; encoded by the coding sequence ATGGACGCACAATCTCGGGATTATTTCGATCTCAATCTAGAGGCCGTTCTTGCGAACTTGTCCCAGGCGATTACGACTCTTCTGGACAAGGTTCCTATGATTGTCGAGGACTATCCGTCCGATGATCTGGTGCGAAAGCTGGGCCTGCACAGCCGGCGACAGCTTTGCGGATTGTACACGGGGATTCCGTTAACCAATCGATCGATCGAGGGGCCACCGGTTCCTTCCGATGCGATCCAGATCTTTCGGGAAGGGATCTTGTCGCAAACTCGGTATCTCAACGGAAAGATCACCACCGAGGGGCTTCGCGAGCAGATTCGGATTACCATTCTGCACGAACTGGGGCATCACTTTGGCATGACCGAAGAAGACCTGGATGAGATCGGCTATGGCTGA
- a CDS encoding SDR family oxidoreductase: protein MSARKIVLTGVTKGLGRAMVDGFIAAGHQVAGCGRSADKIEQLSEQYGEPHRFDVVDVTNWHDVKHWAKSVNEHFGVPDLLINNAAIINEGNPLWRVPVDEFSQMIDINIQGVFHVIKAFVPAMIERGTGVIINFSSGWGRSTSPEVGPYCATKYAIEGLTKSLAQELPEGMAAIPLGPGMIHTEMLEKCFAEGASSAVKPHDWASYAVPFILSLGAEENGQSISIVK from the coding sequence ATGTCCGCTCGGAAAATTGTCCTTACCGGCGTTACCAAGGGGCTCGGTCGCGCGATGGTCGATGGGTTTATCGCCGCGGGACATCAGGTCGCCGGATGCGGGCGATCGGCCGACAAGATCGAACAGCTAAGCGAACAGTACGGCGAACCTCATCGCTTTGACGTGGTCGATGTCACCAACTGGCACGACGTGAAGCACTGGGCCAAGTCGGTCAACGAGCACTTCGGGGTGCCCGATTTGTTGATCAATAATGCGGCCATTATCAACGAAGGCAATCCGCTGTGGCGAGTCCCGGTGGACGAGTTTTCGCAAATGATCGACATCAACATCCAAGGGGTCTTCCATGTCATCAAGGCATTCGTCCCTGCAATGATCGAGCGTGGCACCGGGGTCATCATCAACTTCAGCTCCGGTTGGGGGCGTTCGACTTCGCCGGAAGTCGGCCCTTACTGCGCGACCAAATACGCGATCGAAGGATTGACCAAGTCGCTGGCTCAAGAGTTGCCCGAGGGCATGGCCGCGATTCCCTTGGGCCCCGGCATGATCCATACCGAGATGCTGGAAAAGTGTTTTGCCGAGGGGGCCTCGAGCGCCGTGAAACCACACGACTGGGCATCGTATGCGGTGCCGTTCATTCTTTCGTTAGGGGCGGAAGAGAACGGCCAGTCGATTAGCATTGTAAAGTAG
- a CDS encoding DUF4105 domain-containing protein — translation MNSLSQQRRTAHGHLWMVLGMLCLGIFSTGCKAIVATNNRNWAPDQAKLPISEVNGDHIKIHNVRNCRYATSDNYVVQYYDKDIRLSDIQTVDFVVVPFKDTPSVAHTMLSFGLADGQYLVSSVEIRKEANEEYSAWKGFFNQYELMYVIGDERDVINLSSNYYNSDVYLYRTVAKPEQAQELFLDVVKRANKLAADPEFYNTITNNCTTNIVSHVNKIAPKSVPYDMRILLPGYSDEYAYSLGLLDTSVPFEQLRSESKINQLAHRYRDDENFSQYIRR, via the coding sequence GTGAACTCGCTTTCCCAGCAGCGTCGAACTGCGCATGGCCATCTTTGGATGGTTCTAGGGATGCTGTGCCTGGGGATCTTCTCGACGGGCTGCAAAGCCATCGTCGCGACCAACAATCGCAATTGGGCACCCGATCAAGCCAAGCTTCCGATCAGCGAAGTCAACGGTGACCACATCAAGATTCATAACGTGCGCAACTGCCGTTACGCCACGTCAGACAACTACGTCGTGCAGTACTACGACAAAGATATTCGCCTGAGCGATATTCAAACGGTCGACTTCGTGGTCGTTCCGTTCAAAGACACACCGAGCGTGGCCCACACGATGCTCAGTTTCGGCCTGGCCGACGGGCAATACCTGGTTTCCTCGGTCGAAATCCGCAAAGAAGCGAACGAAGAATACTCGGCCTGGAAGGGCTTTTTCAACCAATACGAGCTGATGTACGTCATCGGCGATGAACGAGACGTGATCAATCTCAGTTCAAACTACTACAACAGCGACGTCTATCTCTACCGAACAGTGGCCAAGCCAGAGCAGGCCCAGGAACTCTTTCTCGACGTAGTGAAACGGGCCAACAAACTTGCGGCCGATCCCGAGTTCTACAACACCATCACCAACAACTGCACGACCAACATCGTCTCGCATGTCAACAAGATCGCACCCAAGAGTGTTCCGTACGACATGCGAATTCTTCTGCCAGGCTACAGCGACGAATACGCCTACTCGCTGGGACTGCTGGACACGAGCGTTCCGTTTGAACAGCTACGCAGCGAGTCGAAGATCAACCAGCTGGCCCATCGCTATCGAGACGACGAGAACTTCTCGCAGTACATCCGCCGATAG
- a CDS encoding DUF309 domain-containing protein: protein MAAETARYEPSLPLPNCAYVPGLFPRPEAPFEGSTPQQSIRYGVDLFNHGFYWEAHEAWESAWIAYGRAGEQADLLRGLIHLAACGVKARQGSRHGVEIHAAKTIAILESVREDLEITSLRSLTECVRKVRETPSRFLSGAQENVVIVFDFPIELSCG from the coding sequence ATGGCAGCCGAAACTGCACGCTACGAACCATCCTTGCCGCTGCCGAACTGCGCGTACGTTCCAGGCCTGTTTCCTCGGCCTGAAGCCCCTTTTGAGGGAAGTACGCCCCAGCAATCGATTCGGTACGGGGTCGATTTATTTAATCATGGTTTTTACTGGGAAGCCCACGAGGCGTGGGAATCGGCGTGGATCGCCTACGGCAGAGCAGGGGAGCAGGCCGACTTGCTCAGGGGGCTCATTCACCTGGCGGCCTGCGGCGTGAAAGCTCGGCAAGGCTCTCGCCATGGCGTGGAAATCCATGCGGCAAAGACGATCGCGATTCTAGAGAGTGTGCGTGAAGACCTTGAGATTACTTCGCTAAGGTCTCTCACCGAGTGTGTGCGGAAAGTCCGGGAGACTCCCAGTCGTTTCCTGTCGGGGGCACAGGAGAACGTGGTTATCGTGTTCGACTTTCCAATCGAATTGTCGTGTGGCTAG
- a CDS encoding HAD-IIB family hydrolase has product MSKVLATDLDGTLIPLKDNTKNKQDLIQLERAIKENNVTLTFVTGRHLESVQDAIERYALPGPDWVICDVGTSIYQRMEDGSFEIAQPYANHLQGIVGELTTSRLREEFASLDMLRLQEEEKQGPFKLSFYCDAKQLRAVHDQVLHQLTHRALPYSLISSVDPFNGDGLIDLLPTDVSKAYALQWWTEHAGLDNRELVFSGDSGNDLAAMTAGYRTIVVGNASPELMETVHQHYESRLQVDRVYLAEKSATSGVLAGCRHFGLI; this is encoded by the coding sequence GGCACGCTCATTCCCTTGAAAGACAACACAAAAAACAAGCAGGATCTAATCCAGCTTGAACGAGCAATCAAAGAAAACAACGTCACGCTGACCTTCGTCACCGGTAGACACTTAGAGTCGGTTCAGGATGCGATTGAACGCTACGCGTTACCTGGTCCTGACTGGGTGATCTGCGATGTGGGGACTTCCATCTACCAGCGCATGGAAGATGGTTCGTTTGAAATCGCACAGCCCTATGCCAACCATTTACAGGGCATCGTGGGTGAACTGACGACGTCAAGGTTGCGCGAGGAGTTTGCTTCCCTTGACATGCTGCGACTTCAGGAAGAAGAGAAGCAGGGACCGTTCAAGCTCAGCTTCTACTGCGATGCCAAACAACTGCGTGCCGTGCACGACCAGGTGCTGCATCAGCTGACGCATCGCGCCCTGCCTTATAGCTTGATCAGTAGTGTCGATCCCTTTAACGGTGATGGGCTGATCGATCTTTTGCCGACCGATGTCTCGAAAGCATACGCTTTGCAGTGGTGGACCGAGCATGCCGGCCTGGATAACAGGGAACTCGTCTTCTCCGGCGACTCGGGCAACGACCTGGCCGCGATGACCGCTGGTTACCGGACGATTGTGGTTGGTAATGCTTCCCCTGAATTGATGGAAACGGTTCATCAGCATTACGAAAGCCGCCTGCAAGTCGATCGGGTCTACCTGGCCGAGAAATCCGCCACGAGCGGTGTACTGGCAGGCTGCCGGCATTTTGGACTTATCTAA
- a CDS encoding peptide chain release factor family protein, giving the protein MPSGIDHPAAWPVEQLLKRCEIKRLRRGGPGGQHRNKVETAVIVHDTVSGQSGEGNERRSQEANRQVAIFRLRINLAVNVIEEIDLSTTPSELWQSRVRSGKVSVNPAHDDFPAMLAEAITVLCAEGWDASAAATRLGCSTSQLVKFLKDESAAFTLLNRHRDELGLKRLK; this is encoded by the coding sequence ATGCCCAGTGGAATCGATCATCCGGCTGCCTGGCCGGTCGAGCAGCTATTAAAGCGCTGCGAAATCAAGCGGCTACGTCGCGGCGGCCCTGGGGGACAGCATCGCAACAAAGTCGAAACGGCGGTAATCGTTCACGATACGGTCTCAGGCCAGTCAGGCGAAGGAAACGAACGACGGAGCCAGGAAGCGAACCGCCAGGTTGCCATCTTTCGCCTGCGGATCAATCTGGCCGTTAACGTGATCGAAGAAATCGATCTGTCCACAACGCCCAGCGAACTTTGGCAATCGCGGGTGCGTAGTGGAAAAGTCTCGGTCAATCCGGCTCACGACGACTTCCCAGCGATGCTGGCAGAGGCCATAACTGTGCTATGTGCCGAAGGTTGGGACGCTTCGGCGGCCGCGACGCGTCTGGGCTGCTCGACGAGTCAATTGGTCAAATTCCTGAAAGACGAGTCCGCAGCGTTCACCCTGCTGAATCGTCATCGAGACGAACTCGGCCTCAAACGGCTTAAATAG